A window of the Lolium perenne isolate Kyuss_39 chromosome 7, Kyuss_2.0, whole genome shotgun sequence genome harbors these coding sequences:
- the LOC127315608 gene encoding uncharacterized protein, with protein sequence MVKLARALDFPRFEVYYDVIEKMNFKVTYTLRAKRVERWIRVVKRDFLDAAKIKVVGLDCEFTDPRKGRANQRAAVLQLFVAQQTLVFHIVHADEVPQLLIDFLADKNIRFCGAVIHNNVNMLHTYEINGISSAISLQQILRNPVPNKQSPCLYDLSNHYIRTGLEQKKKFNKKNKPPKTAKELAEEEALIFGWGDFPFSHKQLQYAALDARLGFELGRRHFQTLGYNSQLDLLGLNIYE encoded by the exons ATGGTCAAGCTCGCGCGCGCCCTCGACTTCCCTCGATTTGAAGTCTACTACGATGTCATCGAGAAGATGAATTTCAAGGTCACGTACACCCTCCGTGCGAAGAGGGTGGAGAGGTGGATCCGCGTCGTCAAGAGGGATTTCCTTGACGCCGCGAAAATCAAG GTCGTGGGTTTGGACTGCGAGTTCACCGATCCTCGCAAGGGTAGAGCTAATCAACGCGCCGCCGTCCTTCAACTCTTCGTCGCGCAACAGACTTTGGTCTTCCATATTGTTCATGCTGATGAAGTGCCACAACTTCTCATCGATTTCCTCGCGGACAAGAACATCAGATTCTGTGGCGCGGTAATCCACAATAATGTGAATATGTTGCATACCTACGAAATTAATGGTATTTCGTCTGCGATCAGCCTCCAGCAGATCCTTCGGAACCCCGTCCCAAATAAGCAGTCTCCATGTTTGTATGATTTGTCAAATCATTATATTAGGACGGGTCTCGAGCAGAAGAAGAAGTTTAATAAGAAGAACAAGCCGCCGAAGACCGCCAAGGAATTAGCAGAAGAAGAGGCACTTATTTTTGGATGGGGCGATTTTCCCTTCAGCCATAAGCAACTGCAGTATGCCGCTCTCGATGCTCGCCTCGGCTTCGAGCTGGGTAGGAGGCATTTCCAGACACTTGGCTACAATAGTCAGTTGGATCTCCTCGGACTTAATATTTATGAGTAG